In one window of Hyalangium ruber DNA:
- a CDS encoding SIR2 family NAD-dependent protein deacylase gives MQKALSTLIASVRATHPGQILIVTGAGVSHASGIPTFRGTDKDAIWKRDVTELGTYRFFSENPAGSWQWYLSRFDKLEGARPNPGHLAITALERFQLARGGDFLLVTQNIDTLHEQAGTQRMIKVHGSSDRYRCSEPDCALGAPEGSIAASEVDLTAFRKEPVEANVPRCPSCGGLLRMHVLWFDEYYAEHRSYGWQAVCRSAEEDAQLVIFAGTSFSVGVTDLVLRSARMRNVPIFNIDPAPRVSGDGVMSISAGAEVVLVEVCKALGLAMS, from the coding sequence ATGCAGAAAGCCCTCTCCACTCTCATCGCGTCCGTGCGGGCCACGCACCCCGGCCAGATCCTCATCGTCACCGGCGCTGGCGTCAGCCACGCCAGTGGCATTCCCACCTTCCGGGGCACCGATAAGGACGCCATCTGGAAGCGCGATGTCACGGAGCTCGGCACCTACCGGTTCTTTTCCGAGAACCCAGCGGGCTCGTGGCAATGGTATCTCTCTCGGTTCGACAAGCTCGAAGGCGCGCGTCCCAACCCGGGGCACCTCGCCATCACCGCGCTGGAGCGATTTCAGCTCGCCCGGGGAGGCGACTTCCTGCTGGTCACGCAGAACATCGACACGCTGCATGAGCAAGCAGGCACGCAGCGGATGATCAAGGTGCATGGCAGCAGCGATCGCTATCGCTGCTCCGAGCCCGACTGCGCGCTGGGGGCGCCCGAGGGCTCCATCGCCGCGAGCGAAGTCGATCTCACCGCCTTCCGGAAAGAGCCGGTAGAGGCCAACGTGCCGCGGTGCCCATCTTGCGGCGGCTTGCTGCGCATGCACGTCCTGTGGTTCGACGAATACTACGCCGAGCACCGCAGCTATGGCTGGCAGGCCGTGTGCCGCTCCGCGGAAGAGGATGCGCAACTGGTCATCTTCGCGGGTACGTCATTCTCGGTGGGCGTAACGGACCTGGTGCTGCGCTCAGCGCGCATGCGCAACGTGCCCATCTTCAACATCGATCCCGCTCCGCGCGTCAGCGGCGATGGCGTCATGTCCATCTCCGCCGGCGCGGAGGTCGTGCTGGTCGAGGTGTGCAAGGCGCTCGGATTGGCGATGTCATAG
- a CDS encoding DUF4180 domain-containing protein has product MQEERRVIVASEQGISIRSVKDIPDAIGACFGAEGIIFLEGDLGPEFFVLRNGLAGEVLQKFSNYRLRVAIVLPNPEVHGDRVKELAYEHRSHNMIRFVRSREEAETWLRA; this is encoded by the coding sequence ATGCAAGAAGAGCGCAGAGTGATCGTTGCTTCTGAACAGGGCATTTCCATCCGAAGCGTCAAAGACATTCCCGACGCCATCGGCGCATGCTTTGGCGCGGAGGGCATCATCTTCCTCGAGGGAGATCTCGGGCCGGAGTTCTTCGTTCTCCGCAACGGATTGGCGGGCGAGGTCCTACAGAAGTTTTCGAACTATCGACTGCGCGTGGCGATCGTCCTGCCGAATCCAGAAGTCCATGGCGACCGGGTCAAGGAGCTTGCCTACGAACATCGATCGCACAACATGATTCGCTTCGTTCGTTCGAGAGAGGAAGCCGAGACCTGGCTGCGCGCCTGA
- a CDS encoding AAC(3) family N-acetyltransferase: MERPELSRAHVAEQLRALGVREGGVLLVHTSFRAVRPVEGGPLGLISALRDALGPRGTLVLPSSTGDDDTPFDPRTTPAAESLGILPELFWRQPGVLRSNHFGGFASVGPRAAEIISAPLTLPPSSPGSPISVIHALDGQVLLLGVGHGCSTMLHLAEILGGAPYRVPRHYTELRDGRPVRIDYGENDHCCERFEQMDAWLRAAGLQAEGPVGHAPARLVRAQDLVRVAVERLASDPLLFLHPSGAGCEECDEARASVGDI, encoded by the coding sequence ATGGAGCGACCCGAACTCAGCAGAGCCCATGTCGCAGAGCAGCTCCGCGCGCTGGGCGTCCGCGAAGGCGGCGTGCTGCTCGTCCATACTTCCTTCCGCGCGGTGCGGCCGGTGGAGGGCGGACCCCTCGGATTGATCTCCGCGCTGCGCGACGCGCTCGGGCCGCGGGGCACACTGGTCCTGCCCTCGAGCACCGGCGACGATGACACACCGTTCGACCCCCGAACCACGCCCGCAGCGGAGAGCCTTGGCATCCTGCCCGAGCTGTTCTGGCGTCAGCCGGGCGTGCTCCGCAGCAACCACTTTGGCGGCTTCGCGTCAGTGGGACCCCGGGCAGCCGAGATCATCTCCGCGCCGCTCACGCTGCCCCCGTCCTCGCCTGGAAGCCCGATCAGCGTCATCCACGCGCTCGACGGGCAGGTGCTGTTGCTCGGCGTGGGCCATGGCTGCAGCACCATGCTGCACCTCGCGGAGATCCTCGGCGGCGCCCCCTATCGGGTTCCGCGCCACTACACGGAACTCCGGGACGGGCGGCCCGTCCGGATCGACTACGGCGAGAACGACCACTGCTGCGAGCGTTTCGAGCAGATGGATGCATGGCTGCGGGCAGCGGGGCTCCAGGCGGAAGGCCCGGTGGGTCACGCGCCTGCGCGATTGGTGCGCGCGCAGGACCTCGTGCGGGTTGCCGTCGAGCGGCTGGCGAGCGACCCCCTCCTGTTCCTCCACCCTTCGGGCGCTGGCTGCGAGGAATGCGACGAAGCGCGGGCGAGCGTTGGCGACATCTAG
- a CDS encoding ELWxxDGT repeat protein yields MRRTKRIQALLVAAMAAGLSGCEEPSAQAGARTTTPQSLEGVTRARDINTRPQGFPDYADEGKGEIFTTAAGVTFLSLDDGASGNELWRSDGTEAGTRRIKDIAPGLSSSNPSRFVELQGTVYFVATSDFAEVGLWKTDGTEAGTVLVKRFRDGRDPEQDISATAVVGDKVLFIRERQLWSSDGTEAGTAPFKALSSGEDFYSDSQLVSMGGAVFFTALDATQGVELWKTDGTQAGTTRVFDLVPGALNRSSAELEAVGSTLFFNAGSSRNELWKTDGTEAGTVRLDNQSGTPSQLTAFQSNLLFVKNNRLWRSDGTSVEALTGTDFSLIYKPQPVGGTAFFLSAAPDANEPELWKTDGTVTGTVPVGDLWPGEARGYPHVFRAWQNTIFFLASAGEGRTGLWKSDGTEAGTVMLKDWAQDWDVIHDAFYGGPVPVGASLFFKIRGAQTSTEVWRTDGTVAGTVAMGSLEPRTKHSVLSVRNLAVMQGSVLFPADDGSGNLGLWKTDGTEAGTVLLKHFGVRPAVGISLPLLVGTTLFFVTDDGVHGTELWKTDGTVEGTQLVKDIRVGPGGATILELVALGNTLYFIADDGIHGGELWKSDGTEAGTTLAIDLNPAANEGSYPEQLTVVNGSLYFAGSADGTDPVLWKSDGTQGGTTRFRELYPRNMLAGGNTLFFITSDGELWKSDGTGEGTVRLRQELGEVNEPRWVGDRLFFVADDGTHGLEPWTSDGTPEGTVTLGDLNPGSASSFAGAFTRLGAHVLFAAFDDAHGFELWRTDGSAAGTARVSDARPGPTSGLFVPYLLDDDSPLDLLVLEERGLVLFAGIDDQAGVEPWVTDGTAQGTERWVDAAPGAGSSTPLAFSRLGDHAFFFANDSAVGFEPHRMVLPDRTVPVLNCPANVSTTTKAEEAQVDYAPATVTDPIGNPTIAYSHASGASFPVGSTTVMVLATDASGNRAQCSFSVTVERDSQVQNPAPETEDSGCGCASSSVGGGWAGWGLLALAWAALSRGRALGRM; encoded by the coding sequence ATGCGACGGACGAAGAGGATCCAGGCACTGCTCGTGGCCGCGATGGCGGCGGGACTTTCGGGATGTGAGGAGCCTTCGGCGCAAGCAGGAGCGCGGACGACTACGCCCCAGTCCTTGGAGGGAGTCACCCGGGCGCGGGACATCAACACGCGGCCCCAGGGGTTTCCCGACTACGCGGATGAGGGCAAGGGGGAGATCTTCACCACGGCGGCGGGAGTGACCTTCCTGTCGCTGGACGATGGGGCAAGCGGCAACGAGCTCTGGAGGAGCGACGGGACGGAAGCGGGAACCCGGCGCATCAAGGACATCGCCCCAGGGCTGAGCTCTTCCAATCCCTCCCGTTTCGTCGAGCTCCAGGGCACGGTCTACTTCGTGGCCACCAGCGACTTCGCGGAGGTGGGCCTCTGGAAGACGGATGGTACGGAGGCGGGCACGGTGCTCGTGAAGCGCTTCCGGGATGGACGCGACCCGGAGCAAGACATCAGCGCCACGGCTGTCGTGGGCGACAAGGTGCTCTTCATCCGCGAGAGACAGCTCTGGAGCAGCGACGGAACCGAGGCGGGCACGGCCCCCTTCAAGGCGCTCTCGTCGGGGGAGGACTTCTACTCCGACTCCCAGCTGGTCTCCATGGGAGGCGCGGTCTTCTTCACCGCGCTGGACGCCACCCAGGGCGTGGAGCTGTGGAAGACGGATGGCACGCAGGCAGGCACCACGCGCGTCTTCGATCTGGTCCCCGGTGCTCTGAACCGCTCCTCCGCCGAGCTGGAGGCGGTGGGGAGCACGCTCTTCTTCAACGCGGGCAGCTCGCGCAACGAGCTGTGGAAGACGGACGGGACCGAGGCCGGGACGGTGCGGCTCGACAACCAGTCGGGAACGCCCTCCCAGCTGACGGCCTTCCAGAGCAACCTGCTCTTCGTGAAGAACAACCGGCTCTGGCGCAGCGATGGCACGAGCGTGGAAGCCCTCACGGGCACCGACTTCTCCTTGATCTACAAGCCGCAGCCCGTGGGGGGCACGGCGTTCTTTCTCTCCGCCGCTCCGGATGCCAACGAGCCGGAGCTGTGGAAGACGGACGGCACTGTCACGGGCACGGTCCCGGTGGGGGACTTGTGGCCAGGCGAGGCGCGCGGCTACCCCCACGTCTTCCGCGCTTGGCAGAACACGATCTTCTTCCTGGCCTCCGCGGGCGAGGGCCGAACCGGCCTGTGGAAGAGCGATGGCACGGAGGCGGGCACCGTGATGTTGAAGGACTGGGCCCAGGACTGGGACGTCATCCACGACGCCTTCTACGGCGGGCCCGTCCCCGTGGGCGCGTCGCTGTTCTTCAAGATCCGTGGCGCGCAGACGTCGACGGAGGTGTGGCGCACGGATGGGACCGTGGCCGGAACCGTGGCCATGGGGAGCCTCGAGCCTCGGACGAAGCACTCCGTGCTCTCGGTTCGCAACCTGGCGGTGATGCAGGGCTCGGTCCTCTTTCCGGCCGACGATGGCTCGGGGAACCTGGGACTGTGGAAGACCGACGGCACCGAGGCGGGGACCGTGTTGCTGAAGCACTTCGGCGTCCGCCCCGCCGTGGGCATCTCCCTGCCCCTGCTCGTTGGCACCACGCTCTTCTTCGTCACGGATGACGGCGTCCATGGCACGGAGCTGTGGAAGACCGACGGGACGGTGGAGGGGACGCAGCTGGTGAAGGACATCCGCGTGGGGCCTGGGGGCGCGACGATCCTGGAGCTCGTGGCGCTGGGAAACACCCTCTACTTCATCGCCGATGATGGCATCCACGGCGGGGAACTGTGGAAGAGCGATGGGACAGAGGCGGGCACCACACTCGCGATCGATCTGAACCCTGCCGCCAACGAAGGCTCCTACCCCGAGCAGCTGACGGTGGTGAACGGCTCGCTCTACTTTGCCGGCTCCGCCGACGGCACGGACCCGGTGCTGTGGAAGAGCGACGGCACGCAGGGGGGCACGACGCGCTTCCGGGAGCTCTACCCGCGGAACATGCTCGCGGGCGGCAACACCCTCTTCTTCATCACCTCGGACGGAGAGCTGTGGAAGAGCGATGGCACGGGGGAGGGCACGGTTCGACTGCGCCAGGAGTTGGGCGAGGTCAACGAGCCGCGTTGGGTGGGGGACCGGCTGTTCTTCGTCGCGGACGATGGGACCCACGGCCTCGAACCGTGGACGAGTGATGGAACTCCGGAAGGCACCGTGACGCTCGGAGACCTGAACCCAGGCAGCGCATCCTCCTTCGCGGGGGCGTTCACGCGATTGGGCGCGCATGTGCTCTTCGCTGCCTTCGATGATGCGCATGGCTTCGAGCTGTGGCGGACGGATGGCTCCGCGGCGGGTACGGCTCGGGTGTCGGACGCGCGGCCGGGGCCCACCAGCGGACTCTTCGTGCCCTATCTCCTGGATGATGACAGTCCGCTCGACCTGCTCGTGCTGGAGGAGCGCGGGCTGGTCCTCTTCGCGGGGATCGATGATCAGGCAGGCGTCGAGCCGTGGGTGACGGACGGAACCGCGCAAGGCACCGAGCGGTGGGTGGATGCGGCGCCAGGCGCGGGCTCATCGACTCCACTGGCCTTCTCGCGGCTGGGCGACCATGCGTTCTTCTTCGCGAATGACAGCGCCGTGGGCTTCGAGCCCCACCGCATGGTCCTCCCGGACCGCACCGTGCCCGTGCTGAACTGCCCGGCCAATGTCTCCACCACCACCAAGGCGGAGGAGGCACAAGTCGACTATGCGCCCGCCACGGTGACGGACCCCATCGGCAACCCGACGATCGCGTACAGCCATGCCTCCGGTGCCAGCTTCCCGGTGGGCTCCACGACGGTGATGGTGCTGGCCACCGACGCCAGCGGCAATCGGGCACAGTGCTCCTTCTCCGTCACGGTGGAGCGCGATTCCCAGGTCCAGAATCCGGCGCCCGAGACAGAGGACAGTGGCTGTGGGTGTGCGTCCTCCTCGGTGGGCGGAGGCTGGGCGGGGTGGGGCTTGCTGGCGCTGGCGTGGGCAGCGCTGTCTCGCGGAAGAGCGCTCGGTCGCATGTAG
- a CDS encoding FBP domain-containing protein has product MFRLETDRALIESFSPRDRRVIEMPSAIAFPLFVRDYLAWTETSGARVYLVFTAPGSRKPIGIIFRRDSPDRGIPSSRICDWCHTHGSSIEVGLLTTDATSKRRVGVSLCVDLRCKEKLEEAADRSGRHPRAAIEQLKERMFRFAHEALGIEGQPAA; this is encoded by the coding sequence GTGTTCCGACTCGAAACCGACCGGGCGCTCATCGAGTCCTTCAGCCCGCGCGACCGCCGGGTCATCGAGATGCCCTCGGCCATTGCCTTCCCGCTCTTCGTTCGCGACTACCTTGCGTGGACGGAGACGTCCGGGGCACGGGTGTACCTCGTCTTCACCGCGCCCGGCAGCCGCAAGCCCATCGGCATCATCTTCCGCCGCGACTCACCGGACCGTGGGATTCCCAGCTCGCGCATCTGTGACTGGTGCCACACCCATGGCTCATCGATCGAGGTGGGCCTGCTCACCACCGACGCGACCAGCAAGCGCCGCGTGGGGGTGAGCCTCTGTGTCGACCTGCGGTGCAAGGAGAAGCTGGAGGAGGCGGCCGACCGCTCCGGACGCCACCCGCGTGCGGCCATCGAGCAGCTCAAGGAGCGCATGTTCCGCTTCGCTCACGAGGCGCTCGGCATCGAAGGTCAACCCGCGGCGTAG